Proteins from one Dermacentor variabilis isolate Ectoservices chromosome 1, ASM5094787v1, whole genome shotgun sequence genomic window:
- the rtet gene encoding major facilitator superfamily domain-containing protein rtet, with protein MTISTAQGERVPRTVYIIFIYLVIDLLGFTVILPLLPSILDYYSHHDKDGLYPWLEGCIKHLQSFIGAPSSLNKVFFGGCIGALYSFLQFLAAPLIGSLSDVYGRKWMLTLTTCGVALSYAVWAVSNSFALFVLSRIIGGISKGNISLSTAVITDVCNSKLRGKGMALIGVAFSIGFIVGPLIGAQFAVASKGSTEFYVGPAIFALLLALLDILFLSLMFTESLPREKRAHSVASSISGALSYVNPASLFTFQPVQKLPLKDHQVLRQCGLAYFSYLLFYSGLEYSLSFLTHSRFQYTRMQQGKMYFVVGLVMAAIQGGYVHRVPPGKEIKVCLVGIMMIIPSFIIIGVSWSPYVLYCGLMLYAFSSGTVVPCLTTLVSKYGAPTQKGTILGIFRSLGALARALGPLLSATVYWWAGPVVCYCIGGCLFVFPLLILRNLHRTVGDMVK; from the exons ATGACAATTTCAACAGCTCAAGGTGAACGAGTTCCACGCACTGTGTACATAATATTTATCTACCTTGTCATCGATCTCTTGGGATTTACCGTGATCCTGCCACTCTTGCCATCTATATTAGATTACTACAGCCACCATGACAAG GATGGCTTGTATCCATGGCTAGAAGGGTGCATCAAGCATCTTCAGAGTTTCATAGGAGCACCAAGCAGTCTCAACAAAGTCTTTTTTGGAG GTTGCATCGGGGCTTTGTACTCATTTCTTCAGTTTCTGGCTGCACCTTTAATTGGCTCATTGTCGGATGTCTATGGACGAAAATGGATGCTCACATTAACAACG TGTGGAGTCGCACTTTCTTATGCCGTGTGGGCTGTGTCCAACAGCTTTGCACTGTTtgtgctctcacgcatcattggTGGCATCAGCAAGGGTAACATAAGCCTAAGCACAGCTGTTATTACAGATGTCTGCAATTCCAAGCTTCGAGGCAAAGGAATG GCACTCATTGGTGTTGCCTTTTCTATTGGATTTATTGTGGGACCCCTCATTGGTGCCCAATTTGCTGTGGCAAGTAAAGGCTCTACTGAGTTCTACGTTGGCCCTGCAATCTTTGCCCTTCTGCTTGCCCTCCTGGACATATTGTTCCTGAGCCTTATGTTTACAGAGTCGTTGCCTCGGGAGAAACGT GCACATTCAGTTGCTTCTAGTATCTCCGGAGCGCTTTCCTATGTCAACCCAGCATCGTTGTTCACATTTCAGCCAGTTCAAAAGCTTCCTCTCAAAG ATCATCAGGTTCTCCGTCAGTGTGGCCTGGCTTATTTTTCATACCTGCTGTTCTATTCTGGCCTGGAGTATTCATTGTCCTTTCTAACTCACAGCAGGTTTCAGTACACACG CATGCAGCAAGGCAAGATGTACTTTGTGGTTGGCCTTGTGATGGCTGCAATCCAAGGTGGCTACGTCCACAGAGTTCCACCAGGGAAGGAAATAAAAGTGTGCCTTGTT GGGATTATGATGATCAtaccatcattcatcatcattGGTGTGTCCTGGAGTCCATATGTCTTATACTGCGGACTCATGTTGTATGCCTTCT CCTCAGGGACTGTAGTACCGTGCCTGACAACGCTAGTCTCCAAATATGGTGCACCGACTCAAAAGGGAACGATCCTGGGTATCTTTCGGTCTCTGGGTGCTCTGGCTCGTGCTTTGGGGCCATTGCTGTCAGCCACAG TCTACTGGTGGGCGGGTCCTGTGGTCTGCTACTGCATTGGTGGCTGCCTGTTTGTGTTTCCACTGCTCATCCTCAGGAACTTGCACCGAACAGTTGGCGACATGGTCAAATAA